Genomic segment of Anaerobacillus alkaliphilus:
ATTATGACTAACTTATCCATTTTTTAGGTGAATATAGTTTAATCTGGTGCATATTTCAACTAACTTCTCCATTTAGCACTAAGAACTGCTCCAGCCAATAAAATATAAAAAAATACATCCTCTAGTCGTAAGACCTTGGTTCACTGAATACAATTTACAAGCGGTAAGTTTGTCCCGCGGTTAGTACAACTTTAGTGACTGGAGGATGTTTTTAGATGAGTGTTATTTTAGGTTACATATTTTTAGGACTGTCATTAGCAGCACCAATTGGTCCTGTAAATGCTGCCCAGCTGGACCGTGGTATTAAGAATGGTTTCTTCCATTCTTGGCTTGTGGGACTTGGGGCCACGATCGCAGATGGAGTTTACATGCTGCTCGTATTTTTAGGAGTCGTCCATTTTCTTGAAATTCCATTTATGCAGACATTTCTTTGGTTATTTGGTTTCTTTGTGTTGGTCTACACTGGGTTTGAAAGCATCCTTGGTGCGAAAGAGGCTGCATCAATGGACCCTGTTGAACGAACTAAGGAATCATATTCTAAATCCTTCTTTTCTGGCTTCTTCATCTCTTTGTTCAATCCACTAACAATCTTGTTTTGGTTAGGTATTTTCGGTTCTGTGTTAGCTAAAACCGTGAATAACAATGACATGTCAACCGTCATCTTATACACTGGAGCAATCTTTATTGGGATTACTGTATGGGACCTAACAATGGCAATGTTATCGAGTAATTTACGACGTTTCCTCACCAGTAAGTTCCTAGTTACGATATCTGTTCTGTCTGGAATTTCTTTAATTGGTTTTGGCGTGTACTTTGGCATTCAAGCTGCTACTGTTTTATTTTCGTGAAAACAGATGGCATCTTCGGTTTCTTCGGTTTTTTCCAATGTTGCTTCATGAAGAGTGTGACAATGGCAATGATGCCAACAAATGCGATACTTACAAAGAAACCAGGTCGACTAAGAGCATCAAACAAGGTTCCGAATACTGCCAACATGACGAGAGCAACACCGACAAAACGTTTCACATTATCACCAGTCGTAACTTCATGAATTTTACCATAGGAACCGATGATAAATAGCCAATTGTACAACAACATTAGACCGGCAGCGGTTGTAATATATTCATAAATCTTGCCAGGCATAATAATTGCTAAAATAATTGATACGATAATCCCTGTAGTCGTTAGCAAGATGGCATTAATAGCTATTGTCCCGTTTTTAATCCGTTTTGCTAAGCCAGCAGGTGCATCTTCATCCTCTGATAATGTAACTAAAATTCGAATCACAGCAAAAAACGAAGCAACCATTGTTGAAAACCCGGCGATAATAAATACGCCATTAAAAATATGAGTCATAAACGGAACGTTATAATTAGCTAAAGCAGTAACAAAGGGGCTTGTGTCATTCGTAATTTTATTGACAGAAACCATAACTAATGATAATCCAATTGAAGCTACATAAAGGCCGGTAAGGGATATTAACATGACCTTTCCGGCCTTTAGTGATTCTTTCATGTCATTTAAGCGAATGGCTAAAAGCCCAATAATTTCAATTCCACCAAATCCATAAAATCCAAAGATTAGTGATGGCAAAAAGCCTCTAACGCCACGTGGGAAAACATCCTCATATGTTCTTGGAAGGGCATTTGGATCATTAGCACCTCCAAATAATCCAATAAGCGCAATAATCGCTAAAATAATAAACATGACGATCGCCGCAAGCTTTAGGACGGCTAGTAGATTTTCGATACGGTCAAATCCTTTAGAACCAGCTAAAATGACTAACAATCCTAACACTGCGTAAATACAAGCAAAAATCCACAAAGGAATGTCTGGAAACCAAAATTTTGTAAAGATTGATAAAGCAGTTAACTGACTTCCCATAATTAACATTTCTGAAAGGAAATACACCCAACCGCTACTAAAGCCAGCCCAACGGCCATAAGCTTGTTTTGCATATGTACGAAATGATCCTTTTTGTGGATCGGCAATCATCATTTTCGCGAGAGCTTCGTAAACAAAATAAGTTCCTAAACCAGCTAATGCATAAGAAAGCAAAACAGAAGGTCCCGCCATATTAATGGCAATACTTGAACCAAGGAAAAAGCCTGTCCCAATTGTACAAGCAACCCCTAACAGAGAGAGTTGCCACCAAAGTAATGGTTTTTCCTGTGTCTTCTCTTTAGATGTTGATTTCAAAACAAGTCCCCCTTTCTCATTCTTATATTTTTCGATAAAACGAAAAGTTTATGTAAGGAAGGGGTATTTGTTTTTTAATAGTACTGATACTCTACTTTAATTGTTGAGGAAATTGTTATCTCACCTGGTTGAATTGGAGTCGTTTCAGCTTTGGCTAGCATGGGTGTTACATAAGGAATAGGAGGAGAAGGATGTACTGATACTTCTTCAATCTTATATGGAATAGGGTTAAGGTTAACTGGTAATTGGGATGTTAAAGACAGTGCTTTTTGAGTAGCGTTATGAAGTGCCATTTGAAGTGCATGATGATAGTAAACTTCAGGCTGGGCCACTGTGAATTCAATGTTCGTTACGCTATTTGCTCCAAGACTTACGGCAAGATCTACAACTCGACCAGTTTGATCAATTTCTTCCACTTTAATTAATAGTTGATGGTTTACTCTATAGCCCCGGAAAATTTGGGTCCCATCTTGATAATCGTATAGGGTTTCAATTCGATAGACAACCGTTTGAATGTTCTCTTTCCTTATTCCAAGTTGCACAAGGCCAGTAATAACGTTAGAGATAATGGTTGTATTTTCTTCCTGGGCTTGCTGAAGATTTCGGTTTTCTGTGATAGCACCCAGGGTTATATTTGCTTGATCGGGTGTGACTGAAATAGTTCCTTCACCAGTAACCTTAAGACATTTTAACGAATTGAACATAAGGATAGCTCCTTTATAGGGAATTTTTTATAAAGGTATTAAAAGTTCCCATTTTTCAGAACTGCCTATTTACAATATTTTTACATCGTGTTAATCTGTATTTACAAGACGTACTAATAAAATAGTACGTTAAATAAAATTAGTACGGAGAGTGTTTACTATGGGTGAAAAAATAACGATAGAACAATCAAAATTATTAGGGAATGCGACGAGGGTGAAGATTATTAGTACGATTGCTGAGACACCGAGGACTGCAAAACAGGTAGCTACAATTTTGGGTCAATCTCCAGGGAATATTCATTATCACATGAAGCAACTATTTGAGGGTGGGCTAGTTGATTTAGTCGAGACAAAGGAGATTAACGGTATCACTGAAAAGTATTATCAATCGAAAGCGAAATGGTTCGATGGAGGTCCAGATACTAGTGACCCGGCTTTAGCAGAAAACTTCCAATCAGACTTTTCTACGAAATTGAATTTACGCTTACAGCTAACCGAAGAAGAAAGAGATCAATTGACAGAAGAGTTTAAGGCATTATTAGAAAAATGGGTAAAACAAACTGGGAAAAATGAAAATGCAAAAGAATATGCGATTGGTATTCAAATAGTTGATACGGTAGAAAAGGAGTAGGGGCTATGAGCAGTTACTTATCGATTTTCCAAAACAGAAATTTTCGCGCACTATTCTTTGGCAGAATTATCACAAATATCGGTGATAGTCTTTACGCCGTAGCAGCGATGTGGTTGGTATTTGAATTGGGTGGCTCGACCTTATATACAGGCTTAGCTGGCTTTCTTTCATTTTTCCCAAGAATTATTCAATTTTTATCAGGTCCGCTGATCGATAGATATGCGCTAAAGTCGATCTTAGTTATCACCCAATTCATTCAATGTATCTTGTTATTAATCATACCGGTTGCAGCTTATTTTGATTTTTTAAGTGTGACGTTAGTGTTAATTGTTACCCCTATTATTACGACTTTCAATATGTTTGTGTACCCAGCTCAATCCGCAGCCCTTCCGAAAATACTTGAAGATCATCAGTTAATGAAAGGTAACTCACTGTTTACTTTTGCTTACCAAGGTGTTGAAATGTCCTTTAATGCCATTGCCGGGATCTTAATAGCAAGCGTTGGTGCAGTGACCATCTATTTTATAGATTCTTTGACCTTTCTTATAGGTTTGCTAATTTTTCTACAGATTCGTCTCCCAGATAATAGAATTCATTCAAAAGAGAAAGATTTAAAACAATTTATACGAACCTATCATAATGAATTGCTTGAAGGTGCTCAATTGTTGTTTAAGACATTCTTATCTAGATTGCTATTAGGGGCCATTGTCTTAAATATGGTCATTGGTGCCACCTTTGTTGTCTTGCCAGCCTATGCCTCTGAGCAAGGAGGACCAGAGATATATGGGTTTCTTTTAATGGCAGCAGCACTCGGTTCGTTAATGGGTGCCTTGCTTGCGCCATTCCTAAAATTAGAACGATTTAAAATTGGTAGTGTATATGCTGGAGCCTTTGGTTTAGCAGGTATTTTATGGGCATTATCTATGATTATGCCATGGACTTGGCTTACAATCCTTGTGTTTGGCTTAGGGTGGGCTCCAGGTGGGGCGACGAATATCCTCATCAATACGGTCATTCAAAGGGTCATCCCTAAAGAAATGTTAGGAAGAGTATTTTCAACCGCTGTTAGCATGAGCGGAATTGCGATGCCAATTGGTTCGTTACTCGGTGGGGTTATTGGTGCGTTTGTAGGTAGTACCGTAATTATTTTCACGAGTGGACTTATTGTAATAGGTATTGCAATTTTTTGGATGGTTGATAAGGTATCACGAACCATTCCTTCTGGGGAAGAATTAAATTCTTCTCACTTAAAATTAAAGAATAATTCAAAACTTACCTTTACAGCGTAACAGTGTTATGTTACATTTAAAACAACGAAACAGAGCTGGAGGTGAAAGCGATGGAAGAGCAATTAATCTCAAAGAAAGACCTGCTAAACGAAACGGGAATTTCTTACGGTCAACTGTACCGCTGGAAGCGGAAAAACCTTGTACCAGAAGATTGGTTTATACGAAAATCTACATTTACGGGGCAGGAGACGTTTTTTCCCCGAGATAAAATTCTCGAGAGAATTGATAAAATTATAAATTTGAAAGACGGCTTATCTCTTGATGAGTTGGCCGATATGTTTTCGGGAAGTCCAACAGATCTCAGGTTATCAAAAGAGGAATTGGTGAAACGAAACATTGTTTCGTCAACTTCGCTAGATATATTTTCTGAGCAATTCGGATTAATCAATGACTTCTCATTTGATTTTATTTTATATGTGTACGTACTAGATGAACTGCTCCTTAGTGGCGAAATCAGTTTGCAAGAGTCTAAACAGGTACTACAAACGCTCAAGGATCATTATCCAAAGACAAAAGAGCGAAGTTGCGAGTTAGTGCTAATCCGAAAAATGGGGATAGCGATCGTCCTGTTAGTACCTACTAGTGAACAATTATTTATTGAAGGAACAGCTAAGATTGCCGTT
This window contains:
- a CDS encoding LysE family transporter, giving the protein MSVILGYIFLGLSLAAPIGPVNAAQLDRGIKNGFFHSWLVGLGATIADGVYMLLVFLGVVHFLEIPFMQTFLWLFGFFVLVYTGFESILGAKEAASMDPVERTKESYSKSFFSGFFISLFNPLTILFWLGIFGSVLAKTVNNNDMSTVILYTGAIFIGITVWDLTMAMLSSNLRRFLTSKFLVTISVLSGISLIGFGVYFGIQAATVLFS
- a CDS encoding winged helix-turn-helix domain-containing protein codes for the protein MGEKITIEQSKLLGNATRVKIISTIAETPRTAKQVATILGQSPGNIHYHMKQLFEGGLVDLVETKEINGITEKYYQSKAKWFDGGPDTSDPALAENFQSDFSTKLNLRLQLTEEERDQLTEEFKALLEKWVKQTGKNENAKEYAIGIQIVDTVEKE
- a CDS encoding YhbD family protein, whose protein sequence is MEEQLISKKDLLNETGISYGQLYRWKRKNLVPEDWFIRKSTFTGQETFFPRDKILERIDKIINLKDGLSLDELADMFSGSPTDLRLSKEELVKRNIVSSTSLDIFSEQFGLINDFSFDFILYVYVLDELLLSGEISLQESKQVLQTLKDHYPKTKERSCELVLIRKMGIAIVLLVPTSEQLFIEGTAKIAVRLPLSKVIERLKKKVLIGG
- a CDS encoding MFS transporter — protein: MSSYLSIFQNRNFRALFFGRIITNIGDSLYAVAAMWLVFELGGSTLYTGLAGFLSFFPRIIQFLSGPLIDRYALKSILVITQFIQCILLLIIPVAAYFDFLSVTLVLIVTPIITTFNMFVYPAQSAALPKILEDHQLMKGNSLFTFAYQGVEMSFNAIAGILIASVGAVTIYFIDSLTFLIGLLIFLQIRLPDNRIHSKEKDLKQFIRTYHNELLEGAQLLFKTFLSRLLLGAIVLNMVIGATFVVLPAYASEQGGPEIYGFLLMAAALGSLMGALLAPFLKLERFKIGSVYAGAFGLAGILWALSMIMPWTWLTILVFGLGWAPGGATNILINTVIQRVIPKEMLGRVFSTAVSMSGIAMPIGSLLGGVIGAFVGSTVIIFTSGLIVIGIAIFWMVDKVSRTIPSGEELNSSHLKLKNNSKLTFTA
- a CDS encoding amino acid permease, which codes for MKSTSKEKTQEKPLLWWQLSLLGVACTIGTGFFLGSSIAINMAGPSVLLSYALAGLGTYFVYEALAKMMIADPQKGSFRTYAKQAYGRWAGFSSGWVYFLSEMLIMGSQLTALSIFTKFWFPDIPLWIFACIYAVLGLLVILAGSKGFDRIENLLAVLKLAAIVMFIILAIIALIGLFGGANDPNALPRTYEDVFPRGVRGFLPSLIFGFYGFGGIEIIGLLAIRLNDMKESLKAGKVMLISLTGLYVASIGLSLVMVSVNKITNDTSPFVTALANYNVPFMTHIFNGVFIIAGFSTMVASFFAVIRILVTLSEDEDAPAGLAKRIKNGTIAINAILLTTTGIIVSIILAIIMPGKIYEYITTAAGLMLLYNWLFIIGSYGKIHEVTTGDNVKRFVGVALVMLAVFGTLFDALSRPGFFVSIAFVGIIAIVTLFMKQHWKKPKKPKMPSVFTKIKQ
- a CDS encoding SIMPL domain-containing protein — encoded protein: MFNSLKCLKVTGEGTISVTPDQANITLGAITENRNLQQAQEENTTIISNVITGLVQLGIRKENIQTVVYRIETLYDYQDGTQIFRGYRVNHQLLIKVEEIDQTGRVVDLAVSLGANSVTNIEFTVAQPEVYYHHALQMALHNATQKALSLTSQLPVNLNPIPYKIEEVSVHPSPPIPYVTPMLAKAETTPIQPGEITISSTIKVEYQYY